A part of Palaemon carinicauda isolate YSFRI2023 chromosome 8, ASM3689809v2, whole genome shotgun sequence genomic DNA contains:
- the LOC137645151 gene encoding prostatic spermine-binding protein-like: MISNIIRENFDNGDFNNDVFDDEDFNDEDFDNDDFNDEDFDNDDFNDEDFDNDDFINDNLPIRTPTLPPNDFNDEDFPDDDFNDKCLHDDDFNDKILDDDDNINNEDFHDDDYDDEDLHIDDFNNEDFHDNVFNNKDFHVVNFTDEDFHDHDCNDENFSDKDFNDEDFDSNDFNDNDFNDNALDDSDFNDNFNNEDFVDEEEDNDDDNTFDNYIKF; this comes from the exons atgaTTTCCAATATAATCCGGGAAA ATTTCGACAATGGCGACTTCAACAATGATGTCTTTGACGACGAAGACTTTAACGACGAAGACTTCGACAACGACGACTTCAACGACGAAGACTTCGACAACGACGACTTCAACGACGAAGACTTCGACAACGACGACTTCATCAACGACAACTTACCAATAAGGACTCCCAC ACTTCCACCCAATGACTTCAACGACGAAGACTTCCCCGACGATGACTTTAACGACAAATGCTTACACGACGACGACTTCAATGACAAAATCTTAGACGATGACGACAACATCAACAACGAAGACTTCCATGATGATGACTACGATGACGAAGACCTTCACATTGACGACTTCAATAATGAAGACTTCCACGACAACGTGTTTAACAATAAAGACTTCCATGTCGTCAACTTCACCGACGAAGACTTCCACGACCACGACTGCAACGACGAAAACTTTAGCGACAAAGACTTCAACGACGAAGACTTCGACAGTAACGACTTTAATGACAACGACTTCAACGACAACGCCTTGGATGACAGCGACTTTAACGACAACTTCAACAATGAAGACTTTGTCGACGAGGAAGAAGACAATGACGATGACAACACCTTCGACAATTATATcaaattttag